The DNA sequence CGAGCAGATCCGTCGGGGACTGGACACCCGTCGCTACGGCGACCTTCCCGACTGGCTCAATGCGCTGGACCAGTTGCCCGATATTCATGCCGACTCGATCGAGCTGAACAACGAGGTTCGAATCGAGACCGATGACGCGCTTGATGCCGACACCCTCCAGCAATTGCGAAGCGCGCTGGAAGCGTTGATTCCCTGGCGCAAGGGGCCCTACCACCTCCACGGTATTCATCTGGATACCGAGTGGCGCTCGGACTGGAAGTGGGATCGGGTCAGCCCCCATCTGGCGGACCTGACCCACCGGCGGGTGCTGGACGTGGGCTGCGGCAACGGTTATCACTGCTGGCGGATGCTCGGCGCGGGCGCATCACGGGTCATCGGCATTGATCCATCACCGCGTTTTGTCGTGCAGTTTCTCGCCATTAAACGATTGCTCGGCGGGAACCCGCCGGTCGACGTGGTACCAGTAGGCATAGAAGCCCTCCCCCCCAAACTGGAGGCCTTCGATACCGTGTTCTCGATGGGTGTTCTCTATCACCGGCGCTCCCCCATGGATCACCTTCGGGAGCTGAAAGAGGCGCTGCGCCCTGGCGGTCAAGTGGTACTGGAGACGCTGGTGATCGAAGGCGGACTGGGTGAGGTGCTGGTGCCCGAAGGCCGGTACGCCAAAATGAATAACGTGTGGTTTTTACCCAGCGGCCCCAGTCTCCTGAGCTGGCTGCGCAAAGCCGGCTTCCGGAGCCCGCGCATGGTCGATTTCTGCCCCACCACTACGGAAGAGCAGCGCGCCACTGACTGGATGAGGTTTCACTCACTGCCGGAGTTTCTGGACCCGGACGATCCGAACCGAACCGCCGAGGGTCATCCCGCTCCGATTCGGGCGGTGTTCATCGCTGAAACCTGAATCAGGTCAGTCGTCGCTCAGCGAGCTCAAGGGAGTAGTCAACCCAAATGCCTGATGGATCTGCTCGCACCAGAGATTCAGCCGGCTGAGGGTCAGTTCTTCCTGCTGATCTTCATCCAGAGCCAAGCCGACAAACAGGCCCTCGCCGGGAATTTCGGCCTTGGACGCCTCATAATCATAGCCTTCCGTGGGCCAGTGCCCCACGATAGTGGCGCCGCCGGCGACCACCACATCGTGCAACATTCCCATGGCATCAAGGAAGTAGTCACCGTAACCAAACTGATCACCCAGGCCAAACAGCGCGATGGTCTTGCCACTGAAGTCCACTTCAGCCACATCATCCCAGAACTCTTCCCAATCCGACTGAATCTGTCCGAAATCCCAGGTCGGGATGCCGAGAATCATCTGGTTGTAATCCGCCAGATCCAGTTGGGTCACATCGGCGATATCGTGCACGGCGACCACATCCTCGCCCAGACACTGCTGGATCAGGTAAGCCACCCGTTCGGTGTTACCCTCGTCGCTTCCAAAAAACAAGCCTATCTGCGCCACATGCACCTCTGCTGGTATCACTCCGGATGGACGGGAATTCTCCCAATTCTGGCCCCGGCAGGCAAGTGCGGGAGCCATGTTAAAAAAGGTTAAATTGTGTCCCACGCCATGACAGACGGCGGAGGCTGTAGCACACTACACACTCGGCATTCAAACGAGGCAAGAACCGACACTACCATGGTGAAACTGCTACTGATCGACGATGACCAGGAACTCTGCCAGCTA is a window from the Marinimicrobium koreense genome containing:
- a CDS encoding flavodoxin yields the protein MAQIGLFFGSDEGNTERVAYLIQQCLGEDVVAVHDIADVTQLDLADYNQMILGIPTWDFGQIQSDWEEFWDDVAEVDFSGKTIALFGLGDQFGYGDYFLDAMGMLHDVVVAGGATIVGHWPTEGYDYEASKAEIPGEGLFVGLALDEDQQEELTLSRLNLWCEQIHQAFGLTTPLSSLSDD
- the cmoB gene encoding tRNA 5-methoxyuridine(34)/uridine 5-oxyacetic acid(34) synthase CmoB, with the protein product MIEYYHTLLETLRLDPVLSRWAEQLPEQIRRGLDTRRYGDLPDWLNALDQLPDIHADSIELNNEVRIETDDALDADTLQQLRSALEALIPWRKGPYHLHGIHLDTEWRSDWKWDRVSPHLADLTHRRVLDVGCGNGYHCWRMLGAGASRVIGIDPSPRFVVQFLAIKRLLGGNPPVDVVPVGIEALPPKLEAFDTVFSMGVLYHRRSPMDHLRELKEALRPGGQVVLETLVIEGGLGEVLVPEGRYAKMNNVWFLPSGPSLLSWLRKAGFRSPRMVDFCPTTTEEQRATDWMRFHSLPEFLDPDDPNRTAEGHPAPIRAVFIAET